One genomic segment of Oscillospiraceae bacterium includes these proteins:
- a CDS encoding L-aspartate oxidase, translating into MIKEIKTDIVIAGCGVSGLYSALNLPEDKKITIITKSKAEESDSFLAQGGICVLKDEDDYEDFYNDTLKAGHFENNPESVEVMIKSSRGIIDDLVKKGVRFTKEDGEFLYTKEGAHSKPRILFHKDETGKEITSHLLNLVKLKDNITLLEEYTMVDILTKDNKCYGIVCHDSNFEFVKLYADYTIFATGGIGGLFNHSTNFPHLTGDALYISLKHNIELENIHYIQIHPTTLYTEKKERSFLISESVRGEGAVLLNRKGERFVNELLPRDVVTKAIYKEMEKENSQNVWLSLCGIPKEEIKSHFPNILSHCKDNGYDITKDNIPIVPAQHYFMGGIKIDLDAKTSMKKLYAVGETACNGVHGKNRLASNSLLESLVFAKRASLDITKNYNKNENQEFNINIADYDNYQKKYKTKVREEIEKEKLKNE; encoded by the coding sequence ATGATAAAAGAAATTAAAACTGATATAGTGATTGCAGGGTGTGGAGTAAGCGGTCTGTACTCTGCTCTTAACTTACCTGAAGACAAAAAAATAACAATTATAACAAAATCGAAAGCAGAAGAAAGTGATTCATTTCTTGCGCAAGGCGGGATTTGTGTTTTAAAAGATGAAGACGATTATGAGGATTTTTATAACGATACCCTGAAAGCAGGGCATTTTGAAAATAATCCTGAATCGGTTGAGGTTATGATTAAATCATCAAGAGGAATAATTGACGATTTAGTTAAAAAAGGTGTTCGTTTTACAAAGGAAGACGGAGAATTTCTATATACTAAAGAAGGTGCTCATTCAAAACCACGAATTCTTTTTCACAAAGATGAAACAGGAAAAGAAATAACTTCCCATCTTTTAAATCTTGTAAAACTTAAAGATAATATTACCTTGCTTGAAGAATACACAATGGTGGATATACTAACTAAAGACAACAAGTGCTATGGTATAGTATGCCACGACAGTAATTTTGAGTTTGTTAAATTATATGCAGATTACACAATATTTGCAACAGGAGGTATAGGAGGATTATTTAATCACTCGACAAACTTTCCTCACCTTACGGGAGATGCTTTATACATTTCTTTAAAGCATAATATTGAACTTGAAAATATTCATTACATACAAATTCACCCTACAACTTTATATACCGAAAAAAAGGAACGCAGTTTTCTTATATCTGAATCAGTTCGTGGTGAAGGTGCCGTTTTACTTAATAGAAAAGGCGAAAGATTTGTTAACGAACTTCTGCCAAGAGATGTTGTTACAAAGGCAATATATAAGGAAATGGAGAAAGAAAATTCACAAAATGTATGGCTCTCTCTTTGCGGTATTCCTAAAGAAGAAATCAAATCCCATTTCCCGAATATTTTAAGCCATTGTAAAGACAACGGATATGATATAACCAAAGATAATATTCCGATTGTTCCTGCTCAGCATTATTTTATGGGTGGAATTAAAATTGATTTAGATGCAAAAACTTCTATGAAAAAACTTTATGCGGTAGGAGAAACTGCCTGCAACGGTGTTCACGGAAAAAACCGTCTTGCGAGTAATTCTTTACTTGAAAGCCTTGTTTTTGCAAAAAGGGCATCTTTGGATATTACTAAAAACTATAACAAAAACGAAAATCAAGAGTTCAATATAAACATAGCAGATTATGACAATTATCAGAAAAAATACAAAACTAAAGTAAGAGAAGAGATAGAAAAGGAGAAATTAAAAAATGAATAG
- the nadC gene encoding carboxylating nicotinate-nucleotide diphosphorylase, whose protein sequence is MNSISMLLNADELILGALKEDITSEDISTNSVMPSYKLGQVELIAKQEGIICGLQIFKRVFELLDENTEFEFYFKDGDKVKPKDLIGIIKGDIRVLLSGERTALNYLQRMSGIATYTNEVASLLKGTKTKLLDTRKTTPNMRIFEKYSVKVGGGFNHRYNLSDGILLKDNHIGAAGSVANAVKMAKEYAPFVRKIEIEVENLDMLKEALDAGADIVMLDNMAPEDMKTAVEMAKGKAETECSGNVTKENIKNLTDIGVDYISSGALTHSAPILDLSLKNLHAI, encoded by the coding sequence ATGAATAGTATAAGTATGTTACTTAATGCCGATGAACTGATACTTGGCGCACTTAAAGAAGATATAACAAGCGAAGACATAAGTACAAATTCCGTTATGCCATCATATAAATTGGGACAGGTAGAATTAATTGCAAAACAGGAAGGAATTATTTGCGGGCTTCAGATATTTAAAAGAGTTTTTGAACTTTTAGATGAGAATACCGAGTTTGAATTTTATTTTAAAGACGGAGATAAAGTTAAACCCAAAGATTTAATCGGAATTATAAAAGGAGATATAAGAGTTTTGCTTTCAGGGGAAAGGACTGCTCTTAATTACTTACAAAGAATGAGTGGTATTGCCACATACACAAATGAAGTTGCATCTTTGCTAAAAGGCACAAAAACAAAACTTTTAGACACAAGAAAGACCACTCCAAATATGCGTATTTTTGAAAAATATTCAGTTAAAGTAGGCGGTGGCTTTAATCACAGATATAATCTGAGTGACGGTATTTTACTTAAAGACAATCATATAGGTGCTGCGGGAAGTGTTGCAAATGCTGTTAAAATGGCAAAAGAGTATGCACCGTTTGTTAGAAAAATTGAAATTGAAGTTGAAAATTTAGATATGTTAAAAGAAGCATTGGATGCCGGTGCAGATATTGTTATGCTTGATAATATGGCGCCTGAGGATATGAAAACTGCAGTTGAAATGGCAAAAGGGAAAGCAGAAACTGAATGCAGTGGAAATGTTACAAAAGAGAACATTAAAAATCTTACCGATATCGGTGTTGACTATATTTCCAGCGGAGCATTAACTCACTCTGCTCCGATACTTGATTTATCCTTAAAAAATCTTCATGCGATATAA
- a CDS encoding transcription repressor NadR, with amino-acid sequence MKPFERRKELALILTSKKSAVSGSDLAKELNCSRQIIVSDIAILKASGYDIISTNRGYIINSSPLCERVYKVKHTSKETEEELKLIVGLGGIVADVFVWHKVYGKIKADLNIFSLSGVDKFIEGIKSGKSTELMHITDGYHYHTVKADSFETLTKIEEELNKKNFIVPEI; translated from the coding sequence GTGAAACCTTTTGAGAGAAGAAAAGAACTTGCTTTAATACTCACTTCCAAAAAAAGCGCCGTATCGGGCAGTGATCTTGCGAAAGAACTTAACTGTTCAAGACAGATTATAGTATCAGATATTGCAATTCTTAAGGCTTCGGGATATGATATTATATCTACTAACCGTGGCTATATCATAAATTCATCTCCGCTATGCGAAAGGGTTTATAAAGTAAAACATACAAGTAAAGAAACCGAAGAAGAACTTAAACTTATTGTTGGTTTGGGAGGAATTGTTGCCGATGTTTTTGTCTGGCACAAAGTTTACGGAAAAATAAAAGCAGACCTTAATATTTTTTCGCTTTCAGGTGTAGATAAATTTATCGAAGGAATAAAAAGCGGAAAATCAACCGAACTTATGCATATTACTGACGGCTATCACTATCATACGGTTAAAGCCGACTCTTTTGAAACTTTAACTAAAATTGAAGAAGAGTTAAATAAAAAGAATTTTATTGTCCCTGAAATCTAA